TTCTAAGAAACCACGCTCACGCATCCAATCGTCATTAAACATTTTTCCAACATATCGGCTTCCTGAATCGTGAAACAAAACCACAACTACATCATCTGGTTTAAAATGTTCTTTTAACTGTAACAAACCTTTTATGCAAGCTCCTGCTGAGTTCCCAACAAAAATTCCTTCTTCTAAAGCAATCTTTCTCGTATAAACCGCTGCATCTTTATCCGTTACTTTTGTAAATCCGTCAATTAAAGAAAAATCTACGTTCTTAGGCAGAATGTCTTCCCCAATTCCTTCCGTTATATAGGAGTAAATTTCGTTTTCGTCAAAAATTCCTGTTTCATGGTACTTTTTAAAAACAGAACCGTACGTATCGATTCCCCAAATTTTGATATTTGGATTTTTCTCTTTTAAATATCTTCCAACTCCAGAGATAGTTCCTCCTGTTCCAACTCCAACTACAAAATGTGTAATTTTTCCTTCTGTCTGTTTCCAGATTTCAGGTCCAGTCTGCTCATAATGTGCCAATGAATTTGACATATTATCATACTGATTTACATACCATGAATTTGGTGTTTCTTCAGCCAGACGTTTTGAAACTGAATAATACGAACGCGGATCTGTTGGCTCCACATCTGTAGGGCAAACGACCACTTTCGCACCAACGGCACGAAGAATATCCATTTTTTCTTTCGACTGTTTATCTGAGATTACACAAATCAGTTTGTATCCTTTTACAATAGCAACAAGTGCCAATCCCATTCCGGTATTTCCAGAAGTTCCTTCAATAATAGTTCCGCCTGGTTTTAATCTGCCGTCTGCTTCAGCATCTTCAATCATTTTTACGGCCATTCTGTCTTTTACAGAATTTCCAGGATTAAAGGTTTCGACTTTTGCCAATACTAACGCATCAATTTCAGCAACAATTTTGTTGAGTTTTACCAATGGCGTATTGCCGATTGTTTCTAAAATATTATTTGAAAAGTCCATTTATTTTAAGTTTATAGTGGTTCTGATGAAAGACACCTTTTATTGGAAGAAATTCCAAACCAAACCAAATCTGATTACAAAATCACGGTATGGATAATTAGGCGCCGAGTAATAGTTTCCTTTTGAAAAAAGAGCATTTATATGTTCTCCTTTCAAATAAAAACGAGTCTGACGAATTCTTGCATTTATAAAAAGATCGATTGTCGCAAAATCACCAATTTCTTTGGTATCTTGAACATAGAATTCTCCAATTACAGGATTGTATCCGTTAGCATAATATTTGGTGAAATAATTAAATACAACTCCTCCTTGCGCATACAATGCTTTTTTGAAAAAGTAATTTGAATAGTACAATGTATTTCTAGTCACGAAATCAGGTACGTTTACGATTGATTCTGACTGATCAACTTTTTGATATAACAAGGTATTATCAAATCCGAATTTCCCGAATTTAAATTCTTTATTGGCTTTTATTTCAAGGTAATTAACGGCATTTCCATATTGTGCCGGATTGATAATCTGAGTTTGCAATGCTGTTTGTGCAGCAGTTGAAACATCTTTAAAATATAAATGATCGTTTAAGACCGTGTATTGCACTTCTGCATTTAACCAAGGCGTGTAAATAGCTGCTCCAAGCGAATTAATTTTCTCATTTTTAAAATTATTCGACCAGTTATATTGTACGTAACTGCTTTGGTATAAATTGAAATTGTTATTTGGCAGTTTGTTGATGTTTCTATATCTGAAATCAAACTGGATTTTCTCATTTAAGTTGTAACGCAATTTAGCATCAAGATCAGAAAGTGACTGGTTTGTAATCGATCTAGTATACAAAAATCGTCCGTTCCATTTGTTTTTTTGATATTCATATTGCGCTCCAAAATTATTAATCTGAAGAAATAAATTGTCTGGAATTGTTCTTCCATCTTTAAAAACAATGATTTTTCCATACTCATAATTAGAGCGGTAATCATCTACAAAAAAGTGAAATTTACCTAAAAGAGAATTCTCATAAGCCAATCCTACTTTATTATACAATCGTTCAAAATGAGTCTGATCGTTTATATTACTCGTTACATACGATTCTCCAAAACGTTGTACTTCTTCACCATCCACTATTGAAAGAACGGTTGGCTGTTTATATTCAAACGCTTTACTTTCATAATTAAACTGATGGTTGATGTATAAATTATTATTGCCTTCTTTTGGATTTACTCTGAAAGCATGATCAAAAAACAAACGTCTTCCTTTTAAAAGCGATTCGGCATCTGTTAAATATACTTGCAGACGCTGGCGGTTTTTAAAATCTGGATTGTCGCTTTCAAAATCTTCTGGTGTTGTAATACCTCCGTTTTCTTCATTCAAATTATCCTGATACGTAAAATGTCCGTTTATAGCATATCTTTTATTAGTAGTCGCATAACTCGTTGTAAACCTAAAACTTCCTGAACTTACCAGCTGATTAATGTAATCTCCCTCTGAACGAAGACCGCGATACGCAATAGAAAAGTTAAGATTTTTTGAAGTATTTAAAGTAATAAATGAATCTACGTTTTGTCCTTTATTGATAGTCGTATTAAAAAACAACTCTGTAAAAGGTGTTGCTGCCGAATAATAACGTACTTCATCTGCCTGAATGTAATTAAAATGTTTTCCGTTGAAACCAATTTCTGGATAGGGCGAAAAACTTGTTAAACTGTATTGTAAAGTATTTATCGGCTGACCAATGTTTGGCAATTCCAAAAGTCCAAAAAGATCTTTTCTAAGATGATTTTGTTTGTAAGCACTCTTAAGAGTCAGCGAAGTATCGGCATAAATCGTGTCGTGTTCTAATGAAATAATCTTATATTGATCTATAGTAGCAATCTTTGATTTTTTCTTTTTTACTGTATCTGTTATGCTTGAATATTGGGTGTTCATATCTAAATTATTTTTAGAAGCAGGCTTTCCCTGAGAAAACAATAAAGTTGGAACTACTAATAGATATAGAAAAATGAATATTCTCATTTGATGGCTTTATATAAAATTATTTTGACAAAATTTGCTAAGCAAAGGTAAATTATAAAAACAAATAAATAAAAAAACACTTCAATTTATACAATTGCCTTGGCAGACAGTATCAAAACGAATATTTTTGTGGAAAATTTCACCTCAACTGTATTAAAAAAATCAAAAATGCTTGAAAAAAATTTCTCAGGATTTGTTTTAGAAACCGGAACTGATGAAGCAGGACGAGGCTGTCTTGCAGGTCCTGTAACGGCAGCTGCGATAATTCTCCCAGCAGATTTTGAGAATGCTATTTTAAATGACAGTAAACAATTGTCTGAAAAAACAAGAGCGCTGTTAAGACCTGTAATTGAAGAACAAGCTCTTTGTTTTGCTGTAACACATTTATTTCCAGATGAGATTGATGAAATAAATATTTTAAATGCTTCGATGAAAGGTATGCAGGAATGTATTTTGAAATTAAAACATATTCCTGAATTTATTATTGTAGATGGAAATCGTTCTTTAAATGCTAAACTTGGACTTAAAAATACTTTTGGAAGACAGTTTTCTACAGACGAAATTGCTCTTTTAAAATCGATTCCAAACCAAAGCATTATAAAAGGGGACGGAAAATATTTAAGCATTGCCGCCGCATCTATTTTAGCCAAAACATATCGTGACGAATATATGGATCAAATTCACGAGGAATTTCCAATGTACAACTGGAAACAAAACAAAGGATATCCAACAAAAGAACATCGGGAAGCAATTAAAGAATTTGGTACAACAAAATACCACCGAATGAGTTTTAGACTCTTACCCGAACAATTAGAATTGGATTTGTTCTAATAAAAAAGACCTTCACATGAAGGTCTTTTTTATTAGTATAGAATTGCAGCTATTACTTTTTACTTTTTAAGAACTCTGCAAATTGTTTCGTATCAAAATAAAACGGTCGTATTGCCGTAATTTTTCCGTTTTTCAAATCAAAGTGTTCTGAAATAGGCATTGAAAGTGATTTGCCTGATTTTTTAGCAGTACATTTTACAGTGAAATAAATAATGACTTCATTTTTAGAAGCGTCACTAAAATAAGTTGGTTCTTTTTCTACTTCCAAACTAAAGAATTCAGCCGACTTGGTAAACATTTTAGTCCATTCTGTAAATCCTGTATAGGTTCCGCCATATGGAAGTCCTTCTGCCTGATTATAAATCGCTCCGTCTTCGATTACTGCCGACATTTTAATGAAATCTTTAGTTTTAAAAACAGATTCGAAATATTGAGCCACGACATTAAAATTTTCTGATTCGAGTTTTTTTAAAGCATCCGCTTCAGACATTGTTACTTCTTTGTCCCAAAAACCAATAATTTTACTTACCTGACCTTTGCCGTTTAATCTGGCAAAATCACGTCCAGTCATGATAACATTGCTTTTTGAATCCAGAACTTTCCATTCCCAAGTTACATAATTGTCTTTTACAACTTTGGCTCCTGATGTTAAAACCGCATCTGGATTTTTTTTGTAAAATTCAGCTATCACATTATTAAATGCCGCAATTCCTTTTATAGATGCCGATGGATCTTCAAAAGTACTGTCTTCTAGCCAAATCGATTTTATAAGTTTTAGTCTGGCATCATTATTCTTTTCCTGCCATGCTTTTTCATAAATCGTAATGGGATATAATTTATCTTTCTTTTGGGCAGAAAGACCGCTAAGTATAAAAAGGAAACAGAGTAAGTAAATTTTTCTCATAAGCATTTTCATTAAAATAATTGGGATTTCATAACAACACAACCAAATTTAGTATAAATACAACAACAAAACCAGTATACTCTGTAATTTGTCATCCCTTCAAAATCTTAACTTTTGGGAACTCTTTTTTACATTTTTCGAATATATTTTTCTAAAAATGCGATTTTATGTCTAAAACTTACGCTGTATTATATTTTAAAATTTCTGCTGCTGCTTAAGAAAAGCATCTTAATTATTTAAAGAAAAAGAAAAAACCGTTTCAAACATGCATCTGAAACGGTTTATATTTTGAAGTTTTTTAAACAAATTCGGCTTCAAACAAATCTTTAAAATGTTTGACAATTTTGGATTTTACTTCTTCCTCATCTACTTTTTCCACACCAAGTTCGACTTGTAAAGAAGTAACTCCTTTTCCTCGAATACCACACGGAATAATATTATCAAAATAGCCTAAATCGACATTTACATTTAAAGCGAATCCGTGCATGGTTACCCAGCGTGAAGCTCGAACTCCCATCGCGCAAATTTTACGTGCAAACGGAGTTCCTACACCCAGCCAAACACCCGTTTCTCCTTCACTTCTCCCCGATTCCAATCCGTATTCTGCCAATGTCAGAATAATAGATTCTTCTAGTAAACGCAGGTATTTATGAATATCCGTAAAGAAGTTTTCTAAATCTAAAATAGGATAACCTACAATTTGTCCAGGTCCGTGATATGTAATGTCGCCGCCACGATTGATTTTATAAAAAGTCGCTCCCTTGGCTTCTAATTGTTTTTCGTTTAATAATAAGTTTTCCAGATCGCCGCTTTTGCCTAAAGTATACACATGCGGATGCTCAACAAATAATAAATAATTGGGTGTTGGCAGATCTAATTCTTCTCTTCTGTTCTTGATTTTTAAATCAACAATATCTTTAAAAATCTCTTCTTGATATTCCCAAGTTGATTTATAATCTCTTTTTCCCAGGTCCTGAAGTTGAATTTTTTTATTCATTTTGATTATTTTTCAAACTCAACGTCAAAGTTAAGTTTGTCCGGATTCTCCATATAATCCGTAAAAGTGTATTGAATTGTAATTGATTTTCGATCGTCGCTAAACAACGCATTTGGATTAGAAACTTTCTTAATCTTTTTTGGAAAATGGTATTTCACAATATAATTGGATGATGCAAAAATCATTTTTGACATATCTGCAGCCGAATCTTTTGCCTTTGCTGCTAATTTTTGCTGATCAATTACAGCTTTTCTGGTAAATTTCTTTCCGTCATATGTGTAACTTAATTTGCTTTTGTTATCACCAAAACCACTTCCCAGCGGGTTTGCATTTGCTCCTCCTTCTAGTTTTTGAAGTGAGCTTGCCGTTTGTAAAATATCCTGAAGTTCATTTACATTTTTAAAATCTGTTGCCATTGTCATTAAAAACTGTTTCTTTTCTGAACTCATTTTTGTTGTCACTACAAAGTTTTCCAGTTTTTTAAGTTCTTTTTGAACATCTGGTGACAATTTAGCTATACTGTCTTTTTTCTCAGCAAATAATTGTTTGAAAGTAAAAGTAGAGTCGATATCTTTTTTAGCGTTAGCACCCATTTGGTTACCAATTTGATCACCAGCCATTTCCATTAAAGCAGAACCGTCCATATCGACAGAAAATTTCCCAGTTCCGTTATCGTTGATATAAATATTTTCAGTGAAAGTGCAGCTTGTTAAAGTTGCTAATAGAAAAGAAAGACTTAATAATTTATATAATTTCATCGTTTACAATTTTTTATCAAAGATACGAACTTTTTTATTTTTAAGGCTCTAAGAGGCTAAGGTACGTAGGCACTAAGTTTCTTCGTTGCTTTACAACAAAAATGGTTTGTGAAATCGAAAATTTCTAATCTAGCCCCGATAGAAGCGGTATCCTTTTTCTTGCTTCTTTAGCAAGGAAAAGATACAAGTGGATAGCGGGACTAAAGGTCATTGAAACCCAATAATTTGATGCTGCAAAAAATCTAAAATCTGCATTCTAAAATCTACATTCTTTTCTTTATCTTTGCACACTTAAAAAAATAGAGCAAAAATGGCATTATCAGAACAAGAAATCATCAGAAGAGAAAAACTTCAAAACTTACGCAACTTAGGTATTAATCCTTATCCAGCTAATCTTTTTCCTGTAAATCATACATCTAAGCAGATAAAGGACTCATTTGAAGAAGGTAAGAAGGTTATTGTTGCAGGACGTTTGATGAGTGTTCGTGATCAAGGTAAAGCTTGTTTTGCTGAGTTACAAGACAGTGAAGGACGTATTCAATTGTACGTAAACCGTGATGTTTTATGTGAAGGCGACGATAAAACTTTATACAACCAAGTTTTCAAAAAATTAACCGATTTAGGTGATTTTATTGGTATTGAAGGGGAATTGTTTACGACACAAGTTGGTGCAAAATGTATTCGCGTAACTGGTTTTACTTTCTTGAGTAAAACATTACGTCCGTTACCATTGCCAAAAGTTGACGAAGAAGGAAATGTACACGATGCGTTTAACGATGCTGAATTGCGTTACAGAATGCGTTATGTAGATTTAACGGTAAATCCGCAGGTTAAAGAAACTTTTATTAAACGTACCAAGTTATTTACAGCAATGCGTGGGTATTTTAACGATGCAGGATATTTAGAAGTTGACACTCCAGTTTTACAATCAATTCCTGGTGGTGCTTCGGCAAGACCTTTTATTACGCACCATAACTCGCTTGATATTCCGCTTTATATGCGTATTGCGAATGAGTTATACTTAAAAAGATTAATTGTTGGTGGATTTGAAGGTGTTTATGAGTTCTCTAGAAACTTCCGTAACGAAGGGATGGACAGAACGCATAATCCTGAGTTTACTGCAATGGAAATATATGTAGCCTACAAAGACTACAACTGGATGATGGAATTTGCTGAAGGCTTATTAGAGCACTGTGCAATTGCCGTAAACGGAACTAGTGAAGTTACTTTTGGCGAGCACAAAATCAATTTTAAAGCGCCTTACGCTCGTGTTACGATGACCGATTCTATCAAACATTTTACTGGTTTTGATATTTCTGGTAAAACCGAACAAGAATTGTTTGAAGCAGCACGCGGAATGGGAATTGAGGTTGACGAAACTATGGGTAAAGGAAAATTAATCGATGAGATTTTTGGAGCGAAATGTGAAGGAAATTATATTCAGCCAACTTTCATTACAGATTATCCAAAAGAAATGTCTCCGCTTTGTAAAGAGCACCGCGATAATCCAGATTTGACAGAACGTTTTGAATTAATGGTTTGCGGAAAAGAAATCGCAAATGCGTATTCTGAATTAAATGACCCAATTGACCAAAGAGAGCGTTTTGAAGACCAAATGCGTCTTTCTGAAAAAGGTGATGATGAAGCAAACGGAATTATCGACGAGGATTTCTTAAGAGCACTTGAGTACGGTATGCCTCCAACTTCTGGAATGGGAATTGGAATGGATCGTTTGATTATGTATTTAACAAATAATGCTTCTATACAGGAAGTTTTATTATTCCCACAAATGCGTCCTGAGAAAAAATCAGCTCAGATTGAACTTTCTGATGAAGAGAAGTTTATTGTAGATTTGTTGAAAAAAAATGAAGACAAAATGGATCTTCAGCAGTTAAAAATTACAGCTAATTTAAGCGGTAAAAAATGGGATGCATCTATGAAAAACTTATCGAAGCACGGTGTGACTAAAGTTGTTGTTGACGGTGAGTTTAAATTTGTCGAACTTGTTGGTTAAATTACAATACTAAAAATTCCAAATTCCAATTTGATTTTATAATATTTAAAACCCGACAGATTTTTAAAATCTGTCGGGTTTTTTATTGTTTTTTAAAACGAATACTTCTCTAATTTCTTGTCATAAATATCCAGCACCTTTGTACTTTCTTTAGGAACATCTCCTTTCCATTTTTCTTCTATTGAAGGATTTGATGGATATTTTCCGTTTTTCATTTTTACCAAATGATATAATCCATCACTTTTGATCAATAAATCATAAAATTTTTCAGTAATCGATGTTGTTACTAAAATTGGGAAATCCGTTACGGTAAACGAATTGATTAAAGAGCCATCAGTATTCAGAATATATCCTGAGCAGCCTCCGTTTCCACAGAAATAGGAATTTGAGAAACCTACAAAATATTCATTATTCTTATCGTTGTTTAAATCGAAAGCTTCGTAATAAAAATAACGGTCTTCTTTGGACATCGTCTTAAGATCATTTTTCAACAACACTTTTAATTGTTTTCTGATTAACTCAACTTCTTTGTCATCTTTAGTTGGAACATTGCTTAAATCTGCCGTTCCTCCCAATGTTTTAGACAATGTATCTTGAACAATTGTCTTTACAATATTCTTTGAATCATTCTTATTTTGACAGGAATAAAACGCCAAAATTCCTATTAGAATTAGAATTTTATTTTTCATAATCTGATTTCATTTAATTACACGCTAAACTAATAATGCGGCTTTGTTTTCAATATCATTCTGCTCCAAAAGAGATTTAATATTATTGAAAGTCACCAAGGCAATCTGCGTTAAAGCTTCGTTGGTAAAAAACGCCTGATGTGCGGTTACCAAAACATTCGGAAAACTCATTAAACGCTGAATGGCGTCGTCTTGAATAATATCTGCCGATAAATCTCTAAAGAACAATTTCTCCTCCTGTTCGTAAACATCAATTCCGAGATAACCAATTTTACCTTCTTTTAAACCTTCAATAACACAAGCCGTTTCTATTAACCCGCCTCGGCTTGTATTGATTATCATCACATTTTCTTTCATAAACGAAATAGAGGTTTTGTTGATAACATGTTTTGTCTGATCATTCAGCGGACAATGAAGCGAAATAATATCGCTTGATTTAAAAATTTCTTCTAAACTCACAAAAGAAACACCATCTCGTATCATGTCATCATTTTCGACAATATCATAAGCCAAAACTTTACAGCCGAAACCTAATGCTATCTTCGCAAAAGCTTTTCCTATGTTTCCCGTTCCAATAATTCCGATTGTTTTTCCATACAAATCAAAACCTAATAATCCGTTTAAAGAGAAATTCTGTTCTCTTACTCTATTATATGCTTTATGTGTTTTTCTGTTTAAAGTCAAAATCATTGCCATAGCATGTTCTGCAACTGCTTGTGGAGAATAAGCCGGAACTCGGCAAACTTTGAGGTTATATTTTTTCGCCGCTTCTAAATCAACATTATTAAAACCGGCACAGCGCAAGGCAATTATTTTTACGTTTTTCTCTGCCAATTGTTTTATTACAGCTTCGTTTACAATATCATTTACAAAAACACAGACAATCTCACATTCTTCAATTAAAGCAGCAGTCTGCTGATTTAACTGTGTTTCAAAAAAGTCCAATTGAAAACCAAAATCTTCATTGTAGGTATTGAAGAAGGTTTTATCGTAAGGCTGTGTTGAGAAAAAAGCAATTTTATTTCTAGTGGAAGTACTCGCTAAACTCATAATGATTGATTCTTGAGATTATAATTTGTTGATCCCCTAAAAATAAGAAAATATTTTCAAAAGTCAGATTAAACCTATTGATAAAAAAGATATCTAAGCCACATAACCTTTAAAGAAATAAATCATGAAAAAACTATTAATCGCAGCTATGTTATTCGTTGGAATAGCAGGTTTTGCACAAGACAAAAAAGAAAGACTTACTCCTGAACAGCGAAACGAAAAACAATTACAAAAATTAACTACAGAATTAAATCTTGATACTAATCAGCAGGCTCAGGTTAAACAGCTTTTAGCAGACAGAAGTGCAAAAGTTGAAAAATTAAGAGAAGCTCGAGAGGCACAAAAAGATAGCGACGTTAAGCCAACTGCATCAGAAAGAGAAGCTTTTAGAAATGAATTAAAAGCTGAAAAAGAAGCCAATGATGCTAAAATGAAATCTATTTTGAATGCTGACCAGTATACAAAATGGAAATCTATTCAGGAAGAAAACAAGGAAAAAGCTAAAGATAGAATAAGAGAATATCGAAAAGATAAAAACTAAAATACTTTAGAAAAAGAGGCCGTTAAAGCCTCTTTTTTATTTGAAACCAATTTAGGTTTTCATTAATAACTTCTGTTAAATAAAAGATAAATCTGACAATCTCATTAAACTTAATAAATCTGTTGAAGTCTAAATGGCATAAACCTTTAAAAAAAACAATTATGAAAAAAGTATTTATCGCAGCTTTATTATTCGTGGGAATGATAAGTTTTGCACAAGACGTTAATCA
This is a stretch of genomic DNA from Flavobacterium endoglycinae. It encodes these proteins:
- a CDS encoding pyridoxal-phosphate dependent enzyme codes for the protein MDFSNNILETIGNTPLVKLNKIVAEIDALVLAKVETFNPGNSVKDRMAVKMIEDAEADGRLKPGGTIIEGTSGNTGMGLALVAIVKGYKLICVISDKQSKEKMDILRAVGAKVVVCPTDVEPTDPRSYYSVSKRLAEETPNSWYVNQYDNMSNSLAHYEQTGPEIWKQTEGKITHFVVGVGTGGTISGVGRYLKEKNPNIKIWGIDTYGSVFKKYHETGIFDENEIYSYITEGIGEDILPKNVDFSLIDGFTKVTDKDAAVYTRKIALEEGIFVGNSAGACIKGLLQLKEHFKPDDVVVVLFHDSGSRYVGKMFNDDWMRERGFLEENVTKAEDVIKDHIDKELIVVRTEELVSHAIERMRKYKISQIPVVDINGFVGSVDETDLFRSYVADKNVAEKPIKEVMGKPFPIVKMGTPIEEVSKLFSKENDAVLVDLGNGSHHIITKYDIIGSIK
- a CDS encoding putative porin, whose translation is MRIFIFLYLLVVPTLLFSQGKPASKNNLDMNTQYSSITDTVKKKKSKIATIDQYKIISLEHDTIYADTSLTLKSAYKQNHLRKDLFGLLELPNIGQPINTLQYSLTSFSPYPEIGFNGKHFNYIQADEVRYYSAATPFTELFFNTTINKGQNVDSFITLNTSKNLNFSIAYRGLRSEGDYINQLVSSGSFRFTTSYATTNKRYAINGHFTYQDNLNEENGGITTPEDFESDNPDFKNRQRLQVYLTDAESLLKGRRLFFDHAFRVNPKEGNNNLYINHQFNYESKAFEYKQPTVLSIVDGEEVQRFGESYVTSNINDQTHFERLYNKVGLAYENSLLGKFHFFVDDYRSNYEYGKIIVFKDGRTIPDNLFLQINNFGAQYEYQKNKWNGRFLYTRSITNQSLSDLDAKLRYNLNEKIQFDFRYRNINKLPNNNFNLYQSSYVQYNWSNNFKNEKINSLGAAIYTPWLNAEVQYTVLNDHLYFKDVSTAAQTALQTQIINPAQYGNAVNYLEIKANKEFKFGKFGFDNTLLYQKVDQSESIVNVPDFVTRNTLYYSNYFFKKALYAQGGVVFNYFTKYYANGYNPVIGEFYVQDTKEIGDFATIDLFINARIRQTRFYLKGEHINALFSKGNYYSAPNYPYRDFVIRFGLVWNFFQ
- a CDS encoding ribonuclease HII, translating into MLEKNFSGFVLETGTDEAGRGCLAGPVTAAAIILPADFENAILNDSKQLSEKTRALLRPVIEEQALCFAVTHLFPDEIDEINILNASMKGMQECILKLKHIPEFIIVDGNRSLNAKLGLKNTFGRQFSTDEIALLKSIPNQSIIKGDGKYLSIAAASILAKTYRDEYMDQIHEEFPMYNWKQNKGYPTKEHREAIKEFGTTKYHRMSFRLLPEQLELDLF
- a CDS encoding nuclear transport factor 2 family protein is translated as MRKIYLLCFLFILSGLSAQKKDKLYPITIYEKAWQEKNNDARLKLIKSIWLEDSTFEDPSASIKGIAAFNNVIAEFYKKNPDAVLTSGAKVVKDNYVTWEWKVLDSKSNVIMTGRDFARLNGKGQVSKIIGFWDKEVTMSEADALKKLESENFNVVAQYFESVFKTKDFIKMSAVIEDGAIYNQAEGLPYGGTYTGFTEWTKMFTKSAEFFSLEVEKEPTYFSDASKNEVIIYFTVKCTAKKSGKSLSMPISEHFDLKNGKITAIRPFYFDTKQFAEFLKSKK
- the lipB gene encoding lipoyl(octanoyl) transferase LipB; amino-acid sequence: MNKKIQLQDLGKRDYKSTWEYQEEIFKDIVDLKIKNRREELDLPTPNYLLFVEHPHVYTLGKSGDLENLLLNEKQLEAKGATFYKINRGGDITYHGPGQIVGYPILDLENFFTDIHKYLRLLEESIILTLAEYGLESGRSEGETGVWLGVGTPFARKICAMGVRASRWVTMHGFALNVNVDLGYFDNIIPCGIRGKGVTSLQVELGVEKVDEEEVKSKIVKHFKDLFEAEFV
- the lysS gene encoding lysine--tRNA ligase, producing the protein MALSEQEIIRREKLQNLRNLGINPYPANLFPVNHTSKQIKDSFEEGKKVIVAGRLMSVRDQGKACFAELQDSEGRIQLYVNRDVLCEGDDKTLYNQVFKKLTDLGDFIGIEGELFTTQVGAKCIRVTGFTFLSKTLRPLPLPKVDEEGNVHDAFNDAELRYRMRYVDLTVNPQVKETFIKRTKLFTAMRGYFNDAGYLEVDTPVLQSIPGGASARPFITHHNSLDIPLYMRIANELYLKRLIVGGFEGVYEFSRNFRNEGMDRTHNPEFTAMEIYVAYKDYNWMMEFAEGLLEHCAIAVNGTSEVTFGEHKINFKAPYARVTMTDSIKHFTGFDISGKTEQELFEAARGMGIEVDETMGKGKLIDEIFGAKCEGNYIQPTFITDYPKEMSPLCKEHRDNPDLTERFELMVCGKEIANAYSELNDPIDQRERFEDQMRLSEKGDDEANGIIDEDFLRALEYGMPPTSGMGIGMDRLIMYLTNNASIQEVLLFPQMRPEKKSAQIELSDEEKFIVDLLKKNEDKMDLQQLKITANLSGKKWDASMKNLSKHGVTKVVVDGEFKFVELVG
- a CDS encoding 2-hydroxyacid dehydrogenase, translated to MSLASTSTRNKIAFFSTQPYDKTFFNTYNEDFGFQLDFFETQLNQQTAALIEECEIVCVFVNDIVNEAVIKQLAEKNVKIIALRCAGFNNVDLEAAKKYNLKVCRVPAYSPQAVAEHAMAMILTLNRKTHKAYNRVREQNFSLNGLLGFDLYGKTIGIIGTGNIGKAFAKIALGFGCKVLAYDIVENDDMIRDGVSFVSLEEIFKSSDIISLHCPLNDQTKHVINKTSISFMKENVMIINTSRGGLIETACVIEGLKEGKIGYLGIDVYEQEEKLFFRDLSADIIQDDAIQRLMSFPNVLVTAHQAFFTNEALTQIALVTFNNIKSLLEQNDIENKAALLV
- a CDS encoding SPFH domain-containing protein, yielding MKKLLIAAMLFVGIAGFAQDKKERLTPEQRNEKQLQKLTTELNLDTNQQAQVKQLLADRSAKVEKLREAREAQKDSDVKPTASEREAFRNELKAEKEANDAKMKSILNADQYTKWKSIQEENKEKAKDRIREYRKDKN